A part of Marinobacter psychrophilus genomic DNA contains:
- the atpG gene encoding F0F1 ATP synthase subunit gamma, translating to MAIGKEIRNQIGSIKSTQKITSAMEMVAASKMRKAQERMRATRPYAEKMRQVIGHIAKSNKDYRHPFMLEREVKRVGYIVISSDRGLCGGLNSNAFKLLVREMRDWKNKDVAIDLCAIGQKGASFFRSYGGNVIAALTHIGDDPSAEALIGNVKVMLDSFRDGKIDRLYLVSNEFVNTMTQMPKAEQLLPLPEGTEEDIGHQWDYIYEPDSRPILDGLLPRYIESQVYQGVVENLACEQAARMIAMKSATDNAGDIIKDLQLVYNKARQAAITQEISEIVSGASSV from the coding sequence ATGGCCATCGGAAAAGAAATACGTAATCAGATCGGCAGCATCAAGAGCACGCAAAAAATCACCAGCGCCATGGAAATGGTGGCGGCGAGTAAAATGCGCAAAGCTCAGGAACGCATGCGAGCGACTCGGCCTTATGCGGAAAAGATGCGCCAGGTAATCGGACACATTGCCAAGTCCAATAAAGATTATCGGCATCCGTTTATGCTTGAGCGAGAGGTGAAGCGCGTAGGCTACATCGTTATCTCCTCTGACCGCGGTTTGTGCGGTGGTTTGAACAGCAACGCGTTCAAACTGCTGGTGCGCGAAATGCGTGACTGGAAAAATAAAGATGTTGCAATTGATCTCTGCGCAATTGGGCAGAAGGGCGCGTCATTTTTCCGCAGCTACGGCGGTAACGTGATTGCGGCGCTAACGCACATCGGCGACGACCCTAGCGCGGAAGCTCTAATCGGTAACGTTAAGGTAATGTTGGATTCTTTCCGGGACGGCAAAATTGACCGGCTGTATCTGGTTAGCAACGAATTCGTCAACACCATGACGCAAATGCCGAAAGCTGAGCAATTGCTGCCGCTGCCGGAAGGCACAGAAGAAGACATCGGTCACCAGTGGGATTACATCTACGAGCCGGATTCGCGTCCGATTCTGGACGGGCTACTGCCGCGTTATATTGAGTCCCAGGTTTATCAGGGCGTGGTAGAGAATCTGGCCTGCGAACAGGCTGCCCGGATGATTGCCATGAAGAGTGCTACCGATAACGCCGGTGACATTATTAAAGACCTGCAGTTGGTATACAACAAAGCTCGTCAGGCAGCCATTACGCAAGAGATTTCGGAAATTGTGAGCGGCGCGTCATCGGTCTGA
- the glmU gene encoding bifunctional UDP-N-acetylglucosamine diphosphorylase/glucosamine-1-phosphate N-acetyltransferase GlmU, with product MSPLHVVILAAGQGSRMKSSLPKVLHKVAGRPMLHHVIATAKTLGAAGIHGVIGHGADQVKAASAGHKVSWVMQEQQLGTGHAVAQALPDLPDDARVLVLYGDVPLTTADTLQGLVQNLDEKTLGLLTVTLDNPHGYGRILRNSAGQVTAIVEQKDASAEQLAICEVNTGILAVSARHLKTWLPQLSSSNAQGEYYLTDIIAMAVQAGMTVNVAQPSNAFEVQGVNNRVQLAELERWYQGREAQRLMTEGATLADPARVDVRGELSIGNDVLIDVNVVFIGKVTLGSYVSIGPGCVITDATIADGAQIHAHSVIEQASVGANAQVGPFARLRPGTQLAANTKVGNFVETKKAILGEGSKINHLSYIGDATLGAGVNVGAGTITCNYDGVNKFQTVLGDGVFIGSNSALVAPVTIGAGATVAAGSTITKDVAEQELAVARGRQRNIPGWQQPKKH from the coding sequence ATGTCACCGCTGCACGTTGTTATTCTGGCCGCAGGCCAGGGCTCTCGGATGAAATCATCGCTGCCGAAGGTGCTGCACAAGGTTGCTGGGCGACCTATGTTGCACCACGTGATAGCGACGGCCAAGACCTTGGGCGCGGCGGGTATTCACGGGGTAATTGGCCATGGTGCCGACCAGGTAAAAGCCGCCTCTGCTGGCCATAAAGTCAGCTGGGTTATGCAGGAGCAACAGCTAGGCACCGGACATGCCGTTGCCCAAGCATTGCCAGACTTACCGGATGATGCGCGAGTACTGGTGCTTTACGGCGATGTACCGCTGACCACGGCGGATACGCTGCAAGGGCTGGTTCAGAACCTGGATGAAAAAACTCTCGGGCTGCTAACGGTCACCCTGGATAACCCCCATGGCTACGGCCGTATTCTGCGCAACAGTGCAGGCCAGGTAACCGCTATCGTGGAACAAAAAGACGCCAGTGCGGAACAGCTGGCGATTTGCGAAGTGAACACCGGCATCCTTGCCGTCAGCGCTCGGCATCTGAAAACCTGGTTGCCACAGCTTTCTAGTAGTAACGCTCAGGGTGAATACTACCTGACCGATATCATCGCCATGGCGGTGCAGGCAGGCATGACCGTCAACGTTGCTCAACCGAGCAATGCGTTTGAAGTACAAGGCGTGAATAACCGCGTGCAGCTGGCTGAGCTTGAGCGCTGGTATCAAGGCCGCGAAGCCCAACGTTTGATGACAGAAGGCGCCACGTTGGCGGATCCGGCGCGGGTAGACGTGCGCGGTGAGCTCAGCATTGGTAACGACGTGCTGATTGATGTCAACGTGGTGTTCATTGGTAAGGTGACTCTGGGCAGCTATGTGTCTATTGGCCCAGGCTGCGTGATCACCGATGCGACCATAGCCGATGGCGCGCAGATTCACGCTCACAGCGTAATCGAGCAGGCCAGCGTGGGTGCCAACGCTCAGGTCGGACCTTTCGCGCGCCTACGTCCGGGCACACAATTGGCGGCCAACACCAAAGTGGGCAACTTTGTTGAAACCAAAAAAGCCATCTTGGGTGAAGGTAGTAAAATTAACCACCTGAGCTACATCGGCGATGCTACGCTGGGTGCTGGCGTAAACGTAGGCGCGGGCACCATCACCTGCAACTATGATGGTGTGAACAAGTTCCAGACGGTGTTAGGTGATGGCGTGTTTATCGGCTCCAACAGTGCGTTGGTAGCACCGGTCACTATTGGCGCTGGTGCCACTGTTGCCGCAGGTTCGACCATCACCAAAGATGTCGCAGAGCAAGAACTGGCAGTTGCCCGCGGGCGCCAGCGCAATATACCCGGCTGGCAACAGCCAAAAAAACACTGA
- the glmS gene encoding glutamine--fructose-6-phosphate transaminase (isomerizing) has protein sequence MCGIVGAVSERDVHGILLEGLRRLEYRGYDSAGMAVIDSAAQVHRAREVGKVAALAEAIAANPPAGSVGIAHTRWATHGAPSQINAHPHMSGDRLAIVHNGIIENYQELREELKAEGFEFTSQTDTEVVAHLIEKKYRITGDLYQAVSQAISHLRGAYALAVIHANEPDHMIVCREGSPLVIGVGIGENFIASDQLALLPVTDRFMFLEEGDMADIRRDRMDIRDREGQVVERTVNRFEHGSDSADKGEYRHFMLKEIFEQPRVIKATMEGRVTAKKVLEQALGTSAGDLLKSVRHVQIIACGTSYHAGMVARYWIEDLAGVPCSVEVASEFRYRKHVIQPDTLFLCISQSGETADTLAALRQAKKAGFRAALAICNVPGSSLVRESDLVMMTQAGPEIGVASTKAFTTQLTALLIFTLALARHNGLSEEREAEIVEALHRVPGQVEQVLALDSAIAEMSGAFMDKVHTLFLGRGSLFPVALEGALKLKEISYIHAEAYPAGELKHGPLALVDSDMPVVTVAPNNAMLEKLKSNLEEVRARGGELFVFADSQANVQAEEGLHVLSLPSVHEVTAPIVYTVPLQLLSYHVAVLKGTDVDQPRNLAKSVTVE, from the coding sequence ATGTGTGGCATTGTAGGTGCGGTTTCAGAACGGGACGTTCACGGCATACTTCTTGAGGGACTGCGTCGCCTTGAATACCGCGGGTACGATTCAGCAGGTATGGCCGTGATTGACTCCGCAGCACAGGTGCATCGTGCCCGCGAAGTGGGCAAAGTGGCTGCTTTGGCTGAAGCCATTGCTGCCAATCCGCCGGCGGGTTCTGTGGGCATCGCCCATACACGTTGGGCCACCCATGGTGCGCCCTCGCAGATAAATGCCCATCCACACATGTCTGGCGACCGACTTGCCATCGTACACAACGGCATTATCGAAAACTACCAGGAACTGCGTGAGGAGCTGAAAGCTGAAGGCTTCGAATTTACCTCGCAAACCGACACCGAAGTGGTCGCCCACCTGATCGAGAAAAAATACCGCATCACCGGCGATCTGTATCAAGCGGTTAGCCAAGCGATCAGCCATCTGCGCGGCGCTTACGCCCTGGCGGTCATACACGCCAATGAACCCGATCACATGATCGTGTGCCGCGAAGGCAGTCCGCTGGTGATTGGCGTAGGCATCGGTGAGAACTTCATTGCATCTGACCAACTTGCGTTGCTGCCGGTAACAGACCGCTTCATGTTTTTAGAAGAAGGCGATATGGCAGACATTCGCCGCGACCGCATGGACATTCGCGACCGTGAAGGGCAAGTGGTAGAACGCACAGTGAATCGCTTTGAACATGGCAGCGATTCCGCTGATAAGGGCGAATATCGCCACTTTATGCTGAAGGAAATCTTTGAGCAGCCACGTGTCATCAAAGCCACTATGGAAGGCCGGGTCACCGCCAAAAAGGTATTGGAACAAGCGCTGGGAACGTCCGCTGGAGACCTGCTCAAGAGCGTGCGACACGTACAGATTATTGCTTGTGGCACCAGTTATCACGCTGGCATGGTAGCCCGTTATTGGATTGAAGACTTGGCCGGTGTGCCCTGCTCGGTAGAAGTGGCTTCCGAGTTCCGCTACCGCAAGCATGTGATTCAGCCGGATACCCTGTTCCTGTGTATTTCCCAATCCGGTGAAACTGCCGATACCCTGGCGGCCTTACGCCAGGCAAAAAAAGCCGGGTTCCGCGCGGCGCTGGCCATTTGTAACGTGCCCGGCAGCTCACTGGTGCGCGAATCTGATTTGGTGATGATGACCCAGGCAGGCCCGGAAATCGGTGTGGCTTCCACCAAAGCCTTTACCACCCAGCTCACCGCGTTGCTGATTTTCACTCTTGCGCTGGCGCGCCACAATGGCTTGAGTGAAGAGCGCGAAGCTGAAATCGTAGAGGCACTTCATCGGGTGCCGGGGCAGGTTGAGCAGGTTCTTGCGTTAGACAGCGCCATCGCCGAGATGTCTGGCGCCTTTATGGACAAAGTCCACACCCTGTTCCTGGGCCGCGGCTCCCTGTTCCCGGTGGCGCTGGAAGGTGCACTGAAACTGAAAGAAATTTCCTACATACACGCTGAAGCCTATCCTGCCGGCGAGCTCAAACATGGCCCGTTGGCACTGGTAGACAGCGACATGCCGGTCGTCACCGTCGCCCCGAACAATGCGATGCTGGAAAAGCTCAAATCCAACCTTGAAGAAGTCCGCGCCCGCGGCGGCGAGCTGTTTGTGTTTGCAGACTCTCAAGCCAACGTGCAGGCGGAAGAAGGTCTGCACGTTTTATCACTGCCGTCGGTACACGAGGTTACCGCGCCAATCGTTTACACAGTGCCTCTGCAGTTGCTGTCGTATCACGTTGCCGTGCTTAAAGGTACAGATGTGGACCAGCCTCGCAATTTGGCGAAAAGTGTTACGGTGGAATAA
- the atpD gene encoding F0F1 ATP synthase subunit beta has translation MSSGHIVQIIGAVIDVEFPRDAVPGIYDALLLEGGETTLEVQQQLGDGVVRTIAMGSTEGLKRGLRAENTHEPISVPVGTQTLGRIMDVLGRPIDEAGPIGEEERWAIHRKAPGYADQAASADLLETGIKVIDLICPFAKGGKVGLFGGAGVGKTVNMMELINNIAKEHSGLSVFAGVGERTREGNDFYYEMKDSNVLDKVAMVYGQMNEPPGNRLRVALTGLTIAEKFRDEGRDVLFFVDNIYRYTLAGTEVSALLGRMPSAVGYQPTLAQEMGELQERITSTKNGSITSIQAVYVPADDLTDPSPATTFSHLDATVVLSRDIASKGIYPAIDPLDSTSRQLDPLVIGEQHYAVARGVQNVLQRYKELKDIIAILGMDELSEDDKQVVSRARKIERFLSQPFHVAEVFTGSPGKYVSLKETISSFEGILNGDYDDMPEQAFYMVGTMDEAVEKAKAMKAKESK, from the coding sequence ATGAGTAGCGGACACATCGTTCAGATCATTGGCGCGGTTATCGACGTGGAATTCCCACGTGATGCCGTGCCCGGCATTTACGACGCACTGTTGCTTGAAGGTGGCGAAACAACTCTGGAAGTTCAGCAACAGCTGGGCGACGGCGTTGTACGTACCATCGCGATGGGCAGCACCGAGGGCCTGAAACGCGGCCTGAGAGCAGAAAATACACACGAACCGATTTCGGTACCTGTGGGCACCCAGACTCTGGGGCGCATCATGGACGTTCTGGGTCGCCCTATCGACGAGGCGGGCCCGATTGGCGAAGAAGAGCGTTGGGCTATCCACCGCAAAGCACCCGGTTATGCCGATCAGGCAGCATCTGCGGACCTGCTGGAAACCGGCATCAAGGTTATCGACCTGATCTGCCCGTTTGCCAAAGGCGGTAAAGTGGGCTTGTTCGGCGGCGCCGGCGTGGGCAAGACCGTTAACATGATGGAACTGATCAACAACATCGCCAAAGAGCATTCCGGTCTCTCCGTATTCGCTGGTGTTGGTGAGCGAACTCGTGAAGGTAACGACTTTTACTACGAAATGAAGGACTCCAACGTTCTTGATAAAGTAGCGATGGTCTATGGGCAGATGAACGAGCCTCCGGGAAACCGTCTGCGTGTGGCCCTGACCGGTCTGACCATAGCCGAGAAGTTCCGTGACGAAGGCCGTGACGTACTGTTTTTCGTAGACAACATCTACCGTTACACCCTGGCCGGCACCGAAGTATCGGCACTGCTGGGCCGTATGCCTTCCGCAGTAGGCTATCAGCCCACGCTGGCCCAGGAAATGGGTGAGTTGCAGGAGCGTATTACCTCCACCAAAAACGGTTCCATCACGTCCATCCAGGCGGTATATGTACCGGCAGATGACTTGACCGACCCGTCACCAGCCACCACATTCTCCCACCTTGACGCCACCGTGGTACTGAGCCGTGACATCGCTTCCAAGGGTATCTACCCGGCGATCGACCCGCTTGACTCTACCTCGCGTCAGCTGGATCCGCTGGTGATTGGCGAGCAGCACTATGCGGTTGCTCGTGGTGTGCAGAACGTTTTACAGCGCTATAAGGAACTGAAAGACATTATCGCTATTCTGGGTATGGACGAGCTGTCAGAAGATGACAAGCAGGTCGTATCCCGCGCTCGTAAGATTGAGCGATTCCTGTCTCAGCCATTCCACGTTGCTGAAGTATTTACCGGTTCACCGGGCAAGTACGTGTCTCTGAAAGAGACGATTAGCAGCTTTGAAGGCATCCTCAATGGCGACTATGATGATATGCCTGAACAGGCGTTCTACATGGTCGGCACCATGGACGAAGCCGTCGAAAAAGCGAAGGCCATGAAAGCGAAAGAAAGCAAGTAA
- a CDS encoding F0F1 ATP synthase subunit B has translation MNINLTLIGQSIAFAIFVWFCVKYVWPPITAAMAARQKKIADGLSAADRASLDLELAQEKAAQKMQQAKEEAAGLIDQANKRAAQIVEASKGDARKEGEKLIEQARAEIQQERVQTRDALRAEVAVLAIAGAEKILETSVDAKAHSDMLNKLAAQL, from the coding sequence GTGAATATAAACCTTACGTTAATAGGGCAATCGATTGCCTTCGCTATTTTCGTCTGGTTCTGCGTGAAGTATGTGTGGCCGCCGATTACGGCAGCCATGGCAGCGCGCCAGAAGAAGATTGCTGATGGTCTTTCTGCTGCTGACCGGGCTTCGCTGGATCTTGAGCTTGCTCAGGAAAAAGCTGCCCAGAAAATGCAACAAGCCAAAGAAGAAGCCGCCGGTCTTATAGATCAGGCCAATAAGCGCGCCGCCCAGATTGTGGAAGCATCCAAAGGCGATGCCCGCAAAGAGGGTGAAAAGCTCATTGAGCAAGCCCGGGCGGAAATTCAGCAGGAGCGTGTTCAGACTCGTGACGCATTGAGAGCAGAAGTGGCAGTACTTGCCATTGCCGGTGCCGAGAAGATTCTAGAAACGTCTGTCGATGCTAAAGCTCACAGCGACATGCTGAATAAGCTGGCAGCACAACTCTAA
- a CDS encoding F0F1 ATP synthase subunit epsilon, translated as MAMTVHCDVVSAEKKIYSGLVEMLIATGTEGELGIQFGHAPLLSALKPGAVRIIKQGGEEEILYVSGGYLEVQPNLVTLMADTAVRAKDVDEAAALQAQKDAEAALANKTGEFEYFRAAAELAEAAAQLRTLQKLRKNVR; from the coding sequence ATGGCTATGACTGTACATTGCGACGTCGTAAGCGCTGAAAAGAAGATTTACTCCGGCTTGGTAGAAATGTTGATTGCTACCGGCACAGAGGGTGAGTTAGGCATTCAGTTCGGCCATGCTCCGCTGCTGTCTGCGCTCAAACCGGGCGCTGTGCGGATCATCAAGCAAGGTGGTGAAGAAGAAATTCTGTATGTGTCCGGGGGATACCTGGAAGTACAGCCGAATCTTGTCACCCTGATGGCCGACACCGCGGTGCGTGCTAAAGACGTCGACGAGGCCGCAGCATTGCAGGCCCAGAAAGACGCCGAAGCGGCACTGGCGAATAAAACGGGCGAGTTCGAGTATTTCCGTGCCGCGGCCGAGCTGGCAGAAGCCGCCGCTCAGCTACGCACATTGCAAAAACTGCGTAAGAACGTTCGTTAA
- a CDS encoding methyl-accepting chemotaxis protein, producing MSVLNSSSMNLSLKEKKWLPWFGQTGKLAMYKSCFLNRHLYSSVEKTFEGIAATRVKILNQWVDSQWEQLEFMANQISTNFPAVDLAWLNERLASVPDFSEIFVINMQGTVISSTFNEHIGLNKLATDAVTEGVSKQFLHGPYIDPMTLKIGRSSSDFHDEVTLMFYQPIKHLGVFYGAVCARVPNDVLGDLIQREAGHIYPDSGDNYIFMVDSNFDNRIEQGTALSRSRFEDDAISGDDNLKSGIHTKWGTVKVNRHTELELRFTDPATGQLHPGVRETIRNGENVFITYPGYSDYRHIPVIGKGVTFKLKGSPDRWGMMCEGDLEEVYRRRSINLGLMKGFLLASTAILAINTGLHYFTPLPQLVIIGLSMLLVVITAFIFPKLSTHRLAMRLDEMSEVIRTIAEGEGDLRQRIAQHQIVADETGDMARWINSFIDSLDGIVGQVIATSSSVKNTNQAMLDTNKEAYQVSSEVSDAIKEMLALLEEQLVEISQATTTAQALKEAMDTVVREARQQFEAVRSGTQDIRNIVETSAKTVRSLDSRTVDVGKIVGVITEITNQTNLLALNAAIEAARAGEHGRGFSVVADEVRKLASRTSGSASEIEKMIEGIQQETQAAVTFMETGVQNVDRSLKMTEEASSENTYLHNLVEQIFSIIKQLDQNSQRHGDTARRVGISAEQMNGSIGTLQDRSVSVKNTAQRLSKLVGVFQVSAR from the coding sequence ATGAGTGTACTTAACAGCAGCTCAATGAATCTTAGCCTCAAAGAGAAGAAATGGCTGCCTTGGTTCGGTCAAACTGGAAAGTTGGCTATGTACAAATCATGTTTCCTAAACCGTCATCTCTATAGTTCAGTTGAAAAAACCTTTGAAGGCATTGCGGCTACCCGGGTAAAAATTCTTAACCAATGGGTAGATAGTCAGTGGGAACAATTAGAATTTATGGCTAATCAGATTTCAACGAACTTTCCGGCAGTTGACCTAGCCTGGTTGAATGAACGTTTAGCCTCGGTACCTGATTTTTCCGAGATATTTGTAATCAATATGCAGGGTACGGTTATTAGCTCGACCTTTAATGAACATATTGGGCTTAATAAGTTAGCGACTGATGCGGTTACTGAGGGTGTCAGTAAACAGTTTTTGCATGGCCCCTATATAGATCCAATGACCTTGAAAATAGGCAGATCCAGCTCCGATTTTCATGATGAAGTCACTTTGATGTTTTATCAGCCGATCAAACACCTGGGTGTTTTTTATGGTGCAGTGTGCGCGCGGGTACCCAATGACGTCCTGGGCGATCTGATTCAGCGCGAAGCAGGCCATATTTATCCTGACTCAGGTGACAACTATATTTTTATGGTGGATTCTAATTTCGACAACCGTATTGAACAGGGTACAGCCCTATCACGATCACGCTTTGAAGATGATGCGATCTCAGGTGACGATAATTTAAAAAGCGGCATTCACACTAAGTGGGGCACCGTCAAAGTTAATCGACATACCGAATTAGAATTGCGCTTTACTGATCCAGCAACAGGCCAGCTTCACCCGGGTGTTCGTGAAACCATTCGTAACGGTGAAAATGTGTTCATAACCTATCCCGGTTATTCTGACTACCGACATATTCCCGTTATAGGTAAAGGGGTTACCTTTAAGCTTAAAGGATCACCCGATCGTTGGGGGATGATGTGTGAAGGCGATTTAGAAGAAGTCTACCGCCGTCGGTCGATTAATCTTGGTTTAATGAAAGGGTTTTTATTGGCAAGTACGGCTATTCTTGCAATCAACACCGGTCTGCATTATTTCACACCACTGCCGCAGCTGGTAATTATAGGCCTTTCAATGTTGCTGGTCGTTATTACAGCATTCATTTTTCCTAAATTAAGTACTCATCGTTTAGCTATGCGTCTTGACGAAATGTCCGAAGTAATTCGAACCATTGCCGAGGGTGAAGGTGACCTGAGGCAGCGGATAGCACAGCATCAAATAGTAGCCGATGAAACCGGTGATATGGCGCGTTGGATCAATAGTTTTATCGATAGTCTTGATGGCATCGTTGGTCAAGTGATTGCCACGAGTAGCAGCGTAAAAAACACCAATCAGGCCATGCTCGATACGAATAAAGAAGCCTATCAAGTCTCCTCTGAAGTTTCTGATGCTATTAAGGAGATGTTGGCCTTATTAGAAGAGCAGCTGGTTGAAATCAGTCAAGCGACGACGACAGCTCAAGCATTGAAAGAAGCTATGGATACCGTTGTCCGAGAAGCGCGACAACAATTTGAAGCGGTGCGATCTGGCACACAAGATATTCGCAATATCGTGGAAACATCGGCAAAAACAGTACGATCATTGGATAGTCGCACGGTCGATGTGGGTAAAATTGTCGGTGTTATTACCGAGATTACCAATCAAACCAACTTGCTGGCACTCAATGCGGCTATCGAGGCCGCGCGAGCGGGTGAGCATGGTCGAGGGTTCTCGGTCGTCGCCGACGAGGTCCGTAAGTTGGCATCACGTACATCCGGTTCTGCTAGCGAAATTGAAAAGATGATTGAGGGCATTCAGCAAGAAACACAGGCTGCCGTTACGTTTATGGAAACAGGCGTGCAAAATGTCGATCGCAGTTTAAAGATGACTGAAGAGGCATCATCAGAAAACACCTATCTACATAATCTAGTTGAACAAATATTTTCTATTATTAAGCAGCTTGATCAAAATAGTCAACGCCATGGTGATACCGCACGCCGTGTTGGCATATCAGCAGAACAAATGAACGGCTCTATAGGAACACTACAAGATCGCTCGGTATCAGTAAAAAATACCGCTCAACGACTGAGTAAGTTAGTGGGAGTTTTTCAAGTGAGTGCACGTTAA
- the atpA gene encoding F0F1 ATP synthase subunit alpha has translation MQQLNPSEISDIIKKRIDKLDISSEAKNEGTILSVADGIVLIHGLADVMSGEMIEFANGTFGIALNLERDSVGAVVLGEYEDLAEGQKVRCTGRILEVPVGPELLGRVVDGLGNPIDGKGELGTSLTDAVEKVAPGVIERQSVDQPIQTGMKAIDTMVPVGRGQRELIIGDRQIGKTAVAIDAIINQKNSGIKCIYVAIGQKQSSIAAIVRKLEEHGAMDHTIVVAAGAADPAAMQFLAPYSGTTMGEYFRDRGEDALIVYDDLSKQAVAYRQISLLLRRPPGREAYPGDVFYLHSRLLERASRVNADYVEKFTNGEVKGKTGSLTALPIIETQAGDVSAFVPTNVISITDGQIFLETNLFNSGIRPAMNAGISVSRVGGAAQTKIMKKLGGNIRLALAQYRELAAFAQFASDLDEATRNQLEHGQRVTELMKQNQYSPMSVAEMGTVLYAANEGFLDDIDVTKVVEFEAQLLDWMRAEQKELLEKIGAAGNYNDDVAAGLKAALEKFKTTQTW, from the coding sequence ATGCAGCAACTGAATCCATCCGAGATCAGTGACATCATTAAAAAGAGAATCGACAAGCTCGACATCTCTTCTGAAGCAAAAAACGAAGGCACCATTCTGTCTGTTGCAGACGGTATTGTGCTGATTCATGGCCTGGCTGACGTTATGTCGGGCGAGATGATTGAATTCGCTAACGGCACTTTTGGTATTGCTCTGAACCTCGAACGCGACTCTGTCGGTGCCGTGGTATTGGGTGAATACGAAGATCTGGCCGAAGGCCAGAAAGTCCGTTGCACCGGTCGTATTCTGGAAGTCCCGGTTGGTCCGGAACTGTTGGGCCGCGTCGTTGACGGTTTGGGCAATCCGATTGATGGCAAAGGCGAGCTGGGTACCAGCCTGACCGATGCGGTTGAAAAGGTAGCACCGGGTGTTATCGAACGTCAGTCAGTTGACCAGCCGATCCAAACCGGTATGAAAGCGATTGATACCATGGTTCCGGTTGGCCGTGGCCAGCGCGAGCTGATCATTGGTGACCGCCAGATTGGTAAGACCGCTGTTGCAATCGATGCGATCATCAACCAGAAGAATTCCGGCATCAAGTGTATCTACGTTGCCATCGGTCAGAAGCAGTCGTCGATTGCTGCGATTGTGCGCAAGCTGGAAGAGCACGGTGCGATGGATCACACCATCGTTGTGGCCGCAGGTGCGGCAGATCCTGCAGCCATGCAGTTTTTGGCACCGTATTCCGGCACCACCATGGGCGAATACTTCCGTGATCGTGGCGAAGACGCTCTGATTGTGTACGACGACCTGTCGAAACAGGCTGTTGCTTACCGCCAGATTTCTCTGCTGTTGCGTCGTCCGCCAGGCCGTGAAGCTTATCCGGGTGACGTGTTCTATTTGCACTCCCGTCTGCTGGAGCGTGCCTCCCGTGTAAATGCGGATTACGTTGAAAAGTTCACCAACGGTGAAGTGAAAGGCAAAACCGGTTCTTTGACCGCGCTGCCGATCATCGAAACTCAGGCAGGTGACGTGTCGGCCTTCGTGCCGACCAACGTGATTTCTATCACGGATGGCCAGATCTTCCTCGAGACCAACCTGTTTAACTCCGGTATCCGTCCGGCTATGAACGCGGGTATTTCGGTATCGCGGGTAGGTGGTGCAGCTCAGACCAAGATCATGAAGAAACTAGGCGGTAACATTCGTCTGGCTCTGGCTCAGTACCGTGAACTGGCGGCTTTTGCCCAGTTCGCCTCGGATCTGGACGAAGCCACCCGTAACCAGCTTGAGCACGGCCAGCGCGTTACCGAGTTGATGAAGCAGAACCAGTACAGCCCGATGTCTGTGGCTGAAATGGGGACCGTTCTGTATGCCGCCAACGAAGGCTTCCTTGATGACATCGATGTCACCAAAGTAGTTGAGTTTGAAGCACAATTGCTGGATTGGATGCGTGCCGAGCAAAAAGAACTGCTTGAGAAAATCGGTGCTGCCGGCAACTATAATGATGACGTTGCCGCTGGCCTGAAAGCTGCGCTGGAGAAATTCAAGACCACTCAAACCTGGTAG
- a CDS encoding F0F1 ATP synthase subunit delta: MAEPITLARPYAKAVFEAAKEHDAVDSWDQALAFVGLLAANKAVKNILANPGLSEQRKAELFFETAEEQMPEALRNFLLILAENKRLALLPEISTMFAFYRAELERTVNMKVSTAYEMTPEEQQHLAEALSRKLERKVILETAVDRSLIGGVVVNSGDMVIDASIRGKLAKMAKALGS; the protein is encoded by the coding sequence ATGGCAGAACCGATAACGTTAGCCCGGCCCTACGCGAAAGCCGTTTTTGAAGCCGCCAAAGAACATGACGCCGTCGATTCCTGGGATCAGGCGCTGGCTTTTGTAGGTCTTCTGGCGGCTAACAAAGCTGTGAAGAACATTCTGGCCAATCCTGGCCTGTCTGAGCAACGCAAGGCAGAGCTGTTTTTCGAAACCGCTGAAGAACAGATGCCCGAAGCACTCAGAAACTTCCTGTTGATTCTTGCTGAAAACAAGCGCCTGGCGCTGCTGCCGGAAATTTCGACCATGTTTGCTTTCTACCGTGCGGAACTTGAGCGCACGGTGAATATGAAGGTCAGCACGGCGTACGAAATGACACCCGAAGAGCAGCAACATTTGGCAGAAGCATTGTCCAGAAAACTGGAGCGTAAAGTCATCCTGGAAACCGCTGTTGATCGCTCATTGATTGGCGGCGTGGTGGTAAATTCCGGTGATATGGTTATTGACGCTTCAATCCGTGGCAAGCTCGCAAAAATGGCCAAAGCACTGGGCTCCTGA